A single genomic interval of Corvus cornix cornix isolate S_Up_H32 chromosome 1, ASM73873v5, whole genome shotgun sequence harbors:
- the NXPE3 gene encoding NXPE family member 3, producing the protein MWRDSFRLQLFCLLMAVLAVVVLVHNFFQLEHLDDDTVSGSNWITENNVQHSLSQTTKTTRKPYCGYAQQILSKREQAEEESLLAAIQWPKPPDGKIAFAQSTDPTHSDFVIVTPSRFFKVGDQLEVLVRMKDFQGKPKQYGGDYLQARIHSPVLKAGAAGRVVDCHNGLYKVFFTLLWPGEVKVSVSLVHPSEAVQVLLHLREERPDRVYFKSSFKSGRYSETTECNVCLPGGLPVCNFTDLYTGEPWFCYKPRKLSCASRISHAKGGYLKGLLTQEESLFFQSDVNIKRPILSSGPDSVIVKPKAFTDSSSMDRAEDPTASPSGYYYEDQWRSRTHWIHNFNKSDDITECLQGKVIHLFGDSTIRQWFEYLTTFVPDLVEFNLGSPKNVGPFMSVDLKHNILLKFRCHGPPIRFSTVFSSELRYIANELNGIVGGRNTVIAITIWSHFSTFPVEVYIRRLRNIRRAVIQLLDRSPKTLIVIRTANVQELGPEVSLFNSDWYSFQLDSVMRKMFSGIAVHFVDAWEMSVAHYLPHNLHPNEIIVKNQIDAFLSYVCPLQT; encoded by the exons ATGTGGCGTGACTCATTCAGACTGCAGCTCTTCTGCCTGCTtatggcagtgctggctgttgTGGTGCTGgtccataatttttttcagttagag cacCTGGATGATGACACAGTTTCAGGATCGAATTGGATAACAGAAAACAATGTCCAGCATTCTCTGTCACAGACAACCAAAACTACCAGGAAGCCTTACTGTGGGTACGCGCAGCAGATCTTGTCCAAAAGGGAACAAGCGGAGGAGGAATCGTTGCTTGCTGCAATACAGTGGCCAAAGCCCCCTGATGGCAAAATCGCCTTTGCACAAAGCACTGATCCCACACACAGTGACTTTGTGATTGTGACACCCAGCAGGTTCTTCAAGGTGGGTGACCAGTTAGAGGTACTCGTTCGTATGAAGGATTTCCAAGGAAAACCCAAGCAGTATGGTGGAGACTATTTACAGGCACGAATTCACTCTCCTGTGCTgaaagctggagcagcaggaagggttGTAGATTGCCATAATGGCCTTTACAAAGTCTTCTTTACCTTGCTTTGGCCAGGAGAGGTCAAAGTTTCTGTGTCACTTGTCCATCCGAGTGAAGCAGTCCAAGTCCTCCTGCATTTACGAGAGGAAAGGCCGGACAGAGTCTATTTCAAAAGCTCTTTCAAGTCTGGGAGGTATTCAGAAACTACAGAGTGCAACGTTTGCTTGCCTGGAGGTCTCCCAGTCTGTAACTTCACAGATCTCTACACGGGTGAGCCATGGTTCTGTTACAAGCCTCGAAAGCTGTCCTGTGCCAGCCGAATCAGCCATGCCAAAGGTGGATATCTGAAAGGTCTTCTGACACAAGAGGAAAGCCTCTTTTTCCAAAG TGACGTGAATATCAAAAGGCCGATACTCTCCAGTGGACCTGATTCAGTCATTGTAAAGCCCAAGGCATTTACAG attCGAGCAGTATGGACAGAGCTGAAGATCCCACAGCTTCCCCTTCTGGTTATTATTATGAAGACCAGTGGAGGTCCAGAACACACTGGATCCATAATTTTAACAAATCAGATGATATAACTGAGTGCTTACAAGGAAAAGTAATCCACTTGTTTGGAGACTCTACAATAAGGCAGTGGTTTGAATATCTGACAACTTTTGTtccag ATCTAGTGGAATTTAACCTGGGGAGTCCTAAGAACGTGGGCCCTTTCATGTCTGTGGACCTGAAGCACAACATCCTGCTGAAGTTCCGCTGCCACGGGCCGCCCATCCGCTTCTCGACGGTGTTCAGCAGCGAGCTGCGCTACATCGCCAACGAGCTCAACGGCATCGTGGGTGGCAGGAACACCGTCATAGCCATAACCATCTGGTCCCACTTCAGCACCTTCCCCGTGGAAGTGTACATCCGGCGGCTCAGGAACATCCGCAGAGCCGTTATTCAGCTGCTGGACCGCAGCCCCAAGACTTTAATCGTCATCAGAACCGCCAATGTTCAGGAGCTTGGGCCAGAAGTGAGCCTCTTCAACAGTGATTGGTATTCCTTTCAGCTTGATTCTGTCATGAGGAAAATGTTCTCAGGAATTGCTGTGCACTTTGTGGATGCTTGGGAGATGTCTGTGGCTCATTACTTGCCACATAACCTGCACCCTAATGAAATAATTGTTAAGAATCAAATAGATGCATTTTTATCTTATGTGTGCCCTCTGCAAACTTAG